DNA from Sphingomonas sp. R1:
GGTGGATTGCGTTGATCCAGGTCTGATACTCGCGAAAGTGTCGCTGGCGTAGTGATGGTGGATTGTTCTTCTTTCTAGGCATGTTTCTCTCCTCGGAACTTTGTTTCCGAGAGTACTTATCGAGATACATGCGACGTTAAGTGCTGCTATAACGCACTGGTAAGTACTCGATGCAAAAGACATCGAGTGCGGGCATTGCCCTAATCAAACAGTTCGAAGGCGAGCGACTTACCGCCTACATTTGTCCAGCTGGCATTCTCACCATTGGAGTGGGTCACACTGGAGCCGATGTTAAGCCTGGACAGAAGATCACGGTCGCGGAGAGTGAGGCGCTGTTGCGTGCCGATCTCGCTCGTTTCGAGAAGGCCGTCAGTGCAGCGGTCAAAGTGCCGCTCAACCAGAACCAGTTCGACGCACTTGTGGCACTGGCCTTCAACATCGGTGCCGGTGCGTTCGCGGGTTCCACTCTGGTCCGGTTGCTCAACGGCAAGGACTATGCGGGTGCAGCGGCGCAATTCGAGCGCTGGAACAAGGGTGGTGGCAAGGTGCTGCCCGGTCTGGTCGCGCGTCGTGCAGCGGAGGCGGCATTGTTCCGCAAGCCCGCGTGAGCGACTGGATCGTTCCCGAAGGCGAGGACGTGCTTCGCTATCGCGCGTTCGTGTACCGCGTCACGCTGCCGGATGGCCGGTGGTACATCGGCAAAAAGAACGTCTATCGGATGAAGGAAGGCAAGATCGTCGGGGAGAGCAACTGGCGAGATTACTGGTCGAGCAGCAAGGAGGTGAAGGCCGCCGCCAAAAGCGCGGGCTATGCGAATTGCCGCCGCGAGATCCTTCGCCTCACCGAGAGCACTGGCAAGGCCGGATATATCGAGGAGCGGATGCTGATGTCCCTGGATGCCATGCTCGATCCGCTTTGCATGAACGGCAACGTCGCGGCGAAATATCAGCGGAAGGTCGTGCAGGGATGGCATAGCGACGAGCGTTGCGAGCGCTACATGCGGGATACCGAGAAGCAGCGCCGTGCGGCGGGCCTGCTCGACTAAGTATTCGTGCGGCAAGGTGCCGCATCGTACGCGGTCTGCTCAACACCTCGTTACAAGGGCCTCGCTCCATATTGTATGGGGCGGGGCTTTTTCATGCCTCTACATCAAATTGTGTATGTTGCCGGAAAGACACTTAACGGCTTTGTCCTGAAATGGTACGATCTTTTCTGTTGCGAAAGTCGTACGTCGCACCTAGGTAGGAATTGTCTTTACGGACAACCATCCCGAGGCGGCAGAGCAATGCTCTGCTGCGGTTAAGCGACGGTTCGATTCCTCGCCTCGGGGCTGACGCACAAACCCGAATTCTAGTGCCGTCATCCGTTCTCGCCTTTGCGAGTGCGGAGGGTTGTCATGTGAAAGTCCCAATATGTCCGTTTTCAATGACCCGGCGCTCGCCGACAATCATACCGTTCGCAACCTGATCGCGAGCCAGCAGGCTTCTTTCATTAAGGCGCGTGGCAGCAACGCCCTCGCGACGATGATCGCGCATGGCTACGTCAACATCCGCAAGATCATCACGAACGCCACCCCCGAGGTGCAGGCCGAACTTCTGGACGAGCATGGCGTTGCTCCGGCGACGGGCAGCACCAGCAAGTACACGCCCTGGATCAAGGTGCAGTGGGGTGAGGCAGACCTGGAAGGCAAGAAGTTCAAGGATAGTTGTGGCGTGGAGCGCACCGTTTGGGTGCCCGACCGCAGCATGGAAATCTACTTCCACACCATGGAGGCGCTGGAAGCTCGCGGCGTAGCGACCACCGAGATCAAGGAAATCGTGAAGGTCATTATCGAGAGCGGCGGCGCGCTCAAGATCGCTCGTGTTCGCCAGAAGCGCATCAACACGGAGCGTCGCGAGGTGCAGCAGCCCGAGGTGGAGAGCAAGCGCGCTCTGTTCCGGCGTGAAAGCAAGGGGCCGATGGTAGACATCAACATCGAGCGGCCCAAGGACATGGGCGAATACATGACCCTGCTCGTGCGTCCCATCGCGGACTGCCAGGGCTACGAGGTCCTGGGCATCGTGGACAAGAACGCCACTGCCGCGCTGGATAAGCTCGCGAAGGAGCAGTTCGACACACTCTCGAATGCCGCACGTAAGCGCGAGACTGCGGCCGAAATCGAACGGCAGCGGCTGCTTGCCGCCGAAGAGGAGCATGAAAAGCTTCTGGAAAATGCTGATGACGCCAGCCGCCCGACGCTGACGGCGCTCATGGCCAAGCGCAAGGCCGAAATCGCCGAACAGGCCGCTACTCTCAGGGTCGTGAAGGCCGCTTGAGCGCCTCTGGAGCGGGGTTCGCCCCGCTCCATACTGTATGGAGCAAATCATGGATTTGAACGACGTGCAGCGCGCGGCCATCAAGCTCGCCCTGGCGAAGCTCGACAGTGATCGCGAGCACAAGCATGAGATGGCGCTGATCAAGCGACTCATCGGAGAGGTAGGCGCAAAGCAGGTTCAGGCGCTCTACCGGGAGTACGTTCAGGCAAACAAGGATGCACGCAAGAACGGCGGAGCGTTGCTGTCGCCGGACGCTGCGGACTATTGGCAAGAGGCGCAGGCTACGCTGGCCTATGGCGCGATGGTGTACGCCAATCCATCTAACGGCGGCTATGGTAACCGGGAGAAGGCGCTGTCGCGGAAGTGCGAGGAACTAGGTGCCTCGTTTTCCAGCCGCGTGCCACAGAACGAGCAGGGCAAATTCCGGCAGTACGTGGACGGCGATCCAGACCACTGGGATGATCGTTGGCACAATACACGCGACGGCTTCTTCCCCCTCCTAGATGCTTCGTTTTCATCCGCGGTGCCGGTGGTATCGAACGCGATGGGTGAGGCTCAGCGCATCGTCCTCTATGGCGTTCTGGACCAGGAGCAGAAGCAGGAGCGCAGCCGTAATGTGCAGCGCATCACGCACTGCCTGGATCGCTTTCGGGAAGAGCGGAGTGCTCAGGAACTCAAGCTAACGAAAGCTGCCGCCAATGCCCGGAAGGCCGCTGAGAAAGCCAAGAAGGAATCCGAGCGCAAAGCAGCGATTGAGCGCGGTGATCAAAAGGCAACCAAGGCCAAGAGAGCGCGTGGCTTCCAGGTCGTGGGTGAACTGTTCGACATACCAGCCGAGCGTCGGGGAGGAGCAAAATGAAGCCCCTGAAAACCACCCGTCGCATCCGCGAAGTGGCGACGATCATGTCCGTTTGTGCTGAGCTAGCCGTTGACAAGGACCAGTTTCTTGCGCGCTTCCGTCAGTTCCGCGCCCTCACAGCCCGTTATGCCGGTCCTACGTCGGACGTTGATCCTTATGTCGAACAGGTAGCTAAGGCACTCGTTCGATACCTCGAACGCATTCAGGAAGATGGATTTTCCGACCATGTGGTGACGGGAGGGGATCGCTGAACCGGATTGGAGCGCCGTAGAGACGTTTCCTGAGCTTGGGCTACCCGTGTGCCCCTAAACGCGCGGGTAGTTCAGGACGGGGCTCGCTGGTGCTGTGTGGTCGCAAACAGGACGGCATCGGCAGGCCCCGTTTTCCCTCGCCCACCCATTTTCTCTGACTACCCTGGGCAAGAAGCGAAGCGCTGGCTTCCGCAGGACCCTGGCTGTCGGCAGACCACTGCTCCGTCGGAGACTTCTGGCTGATGCGAAGCACCCAGGAAGCTCAACGGAGTTGCCTGCACCAGAGGTTTCAAGCAGCTCTGAGTGAAGCGAAGAGGTGCGGTGAAACCGCGCAGTGCGGTAGCGTTGGTGATGTTCTTTTCATGAGGGGTAATGGGGTGGGCATATTACTCTACGAGAGTAATATACCTACTTCACTACTTCTCGTGCAAAGCACGTCGCCAATGTGCCCTTGGATGTGTAATATACCTACTTCACTACCCTGCATGAATAGTGACATCCGCATCACCCAGGCTGCATAGTCGCACTATTGCTGATGCTCTTGCGCTGCAACAGCGTTTGATGCCGGTTTTGAAGCATCCCGCATAAATAGACGTGAAGCAGCAGGGTTCGCAAACTGCCGCTTCGGCAGTGAACTCCTGATGTTTCGTTCCTTAGGTGATTGAACTCTGAGCCCGCTGTCCAACGCGAACCCGGACAGCGGGTTCTTTCACACTTTGAGGAACGACATGAAGATCATCATCTCGGCCAATCTAGAGGCCTATCTACGCTCGTGGCACAAAACGTCCACCACCCAGAAGATCAAAGACGGCATCTATGTCGATCTGTCCTTTTCGGACTTCCTGAACCTGTTCAGCAAGAAGCAGCTGGTGAGCCTGGAAAAGCACATTGCGGAAAACTCGATCCGCTACCTGATGTCACCCGAAAATCCTTACGCATATGTGCTTACTTGGGCCAGCTACAACGCCTGCTCCACGCGCGTGTTCAACAAGGAAACGGCCTGCATCACCTCGCGCATGAAAAGCGAGAAGATCAACAAGCCCCAGAAAGGCGACAAGCTGCGTGAGAGCCACAAGGTCAGCATCAGCAAAGGGCTCAAGGACAAGCCCAAGTCCGAGGAGCATCGCAAGAACATCAGCGAAAGCATGAAGGGCCAGAAGCGCGGCCCAATGAGCGACGAGCAGAAGGCAATCCGATCGGCAAAGGCAACGGCGCGCTGGGAGCGCGTCAGGGCTGAGAAGGCCGCCCAGGCACAAAACTAAGAAGGAGAAAACTCCCATGGCATGGATTTCAAAACCGCACCGCTTCAAGTTTAGACCGACAAGTCCAGCATCTGAACAAATGCTTTGGATCGCTGAGCGTCCAGACGTCAGCGGTTATCGGTTCAGGGTTGTCACGGTAGACGAGCGGGCATTTTGCACATCCAAGTGGATGAGCTTCGAGAGCATGACAAAAAAGA
Protein-coding regions in this window:
- a CDS encoding lysozyme → MQKTSSAGIALIKQFEGERLTAYICPAGILTIGVGHTGADVKPGQKITVAESEALLRADLARFEKAVSAAVKVPLNQNQFDALVALAFNIGAGAFAGSTLVRLLNGKDYAGAAAQFERWNKGGGKVLPGLVARRAAEAALFRKPA